The DNA region GGCTGGTGGGCGATACGGACACCGACGGCGACCGTATCCCGGACTTCTATGAAGATGTCATGGGCCTGAACAAACAAGACGCGACCGACGCGGCAAAAGATGCTGACGGTGACGGTGTTAGCAATCTAGGTGAATTCGAGGCCCAGACCGATGCGAAGCGCAAAGACTCCGTGCTCAAGGCGGACGTCGTGCCGCAGGGCAATGGCTTCGCGCTGCGTTGGGACTCGGTCGAGTACGTCCACTACCGCGTGGAGAAGTCGGCCTCGCTCGAAGACGGAAGCTGGACTCCGGTCCCCGGTTATGAAAGTGTTCGAGCTGCCGGATCTGTGACTAACATTACTTTGCCGGAAAGTGCCGATCCACGCTGCTTCTATCGCGTGGTGACCCAGTAGAATTTTTGGTGCGCCGCAACTGACCGCATCCGACGGGAGCAATCCCGAACCCCACAGAGAGCCGGTGGTATCACCGGCTCTCTGTCATTTTTTGAGGTGGAGTTGATGGGCGTCCGCCTTTTGAACGATTGATGGGTGCAGGTGTGGGGGCCTGCAGGTGAGGTTTGCGTCGGTGATTCCATGCCCTCCTGTAAACCGTCCCTGCGGGACGCCTCATTCTTGGGCTCATGTCCGGAGGTTGAAACCTCCGGCTAACCGGTAAGTTGTCGCTTCGCGACGGGCTTATGGTAACGAGGGGTGTTACGGGAGTCCGTCTCTCATCGTCATAGGAATGGCGCGCCGGGGGCAACTCCCAATTTAATCAGACGGCTTCCTCGGCGTCGCTATCTCCGCCTTGTTAGCCGTCTTTGTTTGGTCGATGGGATTGGGGCTTAATTCGTCTAATTAGCGCCAGAAGTAATGGTGAGATCAAGAGCCATCCTGCAAAGTTGATCAACTGTCCCCTTCCGAATGCATTACTGTAGCTCTCGTCGGCACCTAATAAGCTGCTGTGCAGTGAGCCATCTACTTGCTGTAGAGCAATGTGTGGCCACGAATTTAGTGCATGTGCTAGCGGATAAAGTATTGCACCACCCAGATCGTAGGTGAAAAAGCAGATCATTAGCGCAATGAACGAGGTAGCGTAGAATGCCGCAGCTACCAAAGGGCTTTTGATCAGGAGGTCTTCAGTGGTTCTTCGCAAAGCAATTTCTTTGGCTAACAGTCACGATAAGATGAAGGGGCTAATGGTATGGGGATGAGATATGTTATGCCGTATCGATCAAACGCGCAGGAAGATGTGTTTGCGGAAGAAGAGAAGAAGGAGCAGCCACTGGACGACGAGCATTCCTACGATGAGGACGACTTTCTCCCACTCTCCGCAGAGCTTGGCGGTGCCGCCGAAGAAGAACCAGGAGACGTGGTCGAAGGGAAGGATATGATAGAGAATGTAGATCGTCAGCGGGTTCATGCCGATGACCTGAAGCGGGAAGCTCCAATTGATGCGGGGAGTGAAGTCGATCGTCAGGTGGAAGAATGCGAGTAGGAGCAATGCGATGCCTCCGGCGAGGAGGTTGAACGAACTAGTCCAGGCGCTTTTGATCGGTGGGTAGCCGTTGTCCCAACAGAGCCAGCCGAGAAACAGGAGGGTGGCACCCGCGGCGGTAAATTGAATGACTGAGCGGAACTGCGGTGACTTGCGGTGGTGAAGTAGTTCACCGGCGAGGCATCCAAGGAGAGCGAGGAACCCAGCTGAGAGGATGCAGACGAGGCCCTCCGGGTCGTGGAATCCAAAGTAGAGCTGACCTGGTAGCAGGTGTTGGTCTACCCATGAGTTGAAAATGGCTTCACGGGTGAGGAGGCCGGGTCCGTGATCGGGAACCGGGTAGAAGAGCTGCAATGCCGCCACGCCGAGAAGGATGGTGAGTGCGGTGCTGATGCGCCACCAGTAGCTCCGTCCTGCGAGGTAGACGAGTGCGGCGATGCCGTAGCTGATCCCGATGAGCCCGAGCACGCTGGCAACCCTCAGGCTTTCCCAGTTGAACTGCAGCATGCCGTTGTAAACCATGCCGAGAACGATCAGGATAACGACGCGTTTGAGTGTGTGGAGTGTGAGCTTGAGCTTGGAGGCGCCGTTGTCGAGCTTGCCGCGCAGTGCGTACGGGATCGCGACGCCTGAGATGAAGACGAAGGTCGGGAAGATGAGGTCGTAGAGGCGCAAGCCGTCCCACGGGACGTGATGCACTTGCTTGCCGAGCCAGACGAGAGCAGGGCTTTCGGTCATGCCGGCGAGCGTCCGGAAGAGCAAATCCAGACCAATGATCCAGAGCATGTCGAACCCACGCAGGGCATCGAGGGACTTGAGGCGGGTGGGCTTGGATGCCTGAGCAGTGGCGGCGGGTTGGTCGGCTGCGGCAGTAGCGGATTCGGGCTCGGGCATGTGAGGAGGGATTGGGTTATTCGACGGTGAGGATCAGTCGGTAGAATCGTCGGTTGTGCGAGGACGGTACCGGGTACACGACGGTTTCGCCGGTGGCGACGCCCTGCATTACTGGCGACCAACTTGTGAGGTCTGAGGAGGACTCGAGTTGGTACTTACGTGTAACGCCAACGTATCCTGTCCCATTAGCTACGGGAATATTGAAGCTGAGTGAAGTGCCGTCGGCAGCGAATGTGATTGGGATGGAATTGGTGCTTGGAGTGGTGGGGGCTGTGCCGAGGCGGAACTCATCGAGGTTGGAAATGGTATCGCCGTCGGTGTCTTCGTTGGGGTTTATTGCGATGTTGGACCCGCTGTAGAGGGATTCCCACGCGTCTGGGATCAGGTCGGAGTCACGGTCGATGCTGATGTTATGAAGGAAGTCGGTCTTGGCGTAGCCGGAGTAGAGGGTTCCATTGATGGTGAAGTCAGGGGCGATGGGGTCCGGGCCGACCATGGTGGTGTGGAGTCCCCATTCTTCTGAGGCGTGGGCTTCGAAGTCGGGGCTTGCGGTTTCTCCCGTGAGGTAGGCAGTGGAAACGGTTTGTGTTCCCTGGGTGGCGTGGTAGGCGAGTCCGTTGTTAGCGACTTGGCGGGGTGTCAGACCGTTGATCGACGGGGATTCCCAGTGGTCGTGGAAGAGTTTCGAGACCGCATTGGCGTTGGTGTTGTAGCGGTGGATGTAGAGCTTCTTGGCTTGCCAGGGGGCGAGTCCATCGAGATCGACGGTGGGATCGGCCGCCATGGCGAAGGCATCGCGGGTGGCGATCGACGCGGCTTTGTGGTTGCTGTGGCCGTACTCGCCATTTTCGTCGTGCGTGATGACGACCTCGGGGCGGAATTTGCGGATCTGGCGTGCGACGTACTCGGTGGCTTTGAGTTTGCCTGCGGCTTCGTCGCCGTTGCCGAGTACGTTGTCGTTCCATATGTCCCACGTGCCGTTGATGTCGCCGTCGTCGATCCAGTAATCGCGGAAACGTGGAAAGAGCGGGTGGTTGCGAAGCCCGTACTCCCAGCAAGCCGAGCGGAACTCAGCCTCACGCACGGTAGGTGCCAGAGAGTAATCGCCGCTGGTCATGCTAATGCAGATGGTTGGGACGTTCTGGGTTTGGGTGTAATAGGGGAGGGTGCCGCCGAAGAAGATGCCTTCATCATCCGGGTGGGCGCAAACGACCAAAAGTGTGGCTTTCGCGGGGCGGGCGGAGTAGGCGCGGCCGAAGTCGTTGGTTTGTGGGTCATGGCCCTGCTGGTATTCTTCGATGTTTGGCAGGCCGTCTCCATCGGGATCGCCGTCGGGGCCGTTGTCGATGTTGAGGGATCCGTCGTCGTTGGGGTCGAGGCCGTTAGCGGTTTCCCAAGTGGTCGGGAGTCCGTCATCGTCTGCATCCATGTCTCCGGAGGTGAGGTCGATGGACCAGGAATTGAGGGAGCCGCCGTCAGCTGATACACCATCGTAGATCTCAAGCGTCCATGTTCCCGAGGCATCGAGGGTGTTGAGATTGTCGAGATTGCCGTCGGGGCGGAATGTGCCGGTGAATGGAGGTCTGGCCGAGGCGATGCTCGTGGCTGCCTGTTGGTCGAAGGTGGTGTTGGTGTAATTGTCCGCTGACCCTCCGTAGCGACTGCTGAGTGTGACTCTTGTGCCGGTCGGGTGGATCAAGGTGAGCGTGAGGTCGCCGACCCACGAGTGTGTGATATCGAGCGTTACATTGACGTCGAGAATGCTGCCGGCGCCTTGGGGGACTGTCAGTCGGCTGGTGATGGTATTTGCCCTGCTGGCATCAATATTCCGAGGTACGTCACCGGAAGAGTAGGTCACTGCGTGGAGTGTGGGCAGCGTTGCCAGTAAGGCTAGCAGTGGGAGTAAGCGCATTATGTGAAGGTAGGGGAACTGTGGCCACTGTATTGATTAGATGACCTCTAATCCTATACCGATGAGATGAAATTCCTGACGCGCATGGGGGCTTTGGAACGGGGAGGAATAGGCGCAAATATCAATTTGACCCTTGGAGTGTCGCTCGGGATTAATTGGGGGAGATGCGCCTCTGGTGAAGAGATTTGATCAAGCTGTTTGAAGTGTCGGAGTGTTTCCGGAATAGAAAGACAAGAATATGCCTTACATAAATTTGCAGATTACCAAAGGAGCGGGGCGGGAGCAGAAGAAGGCGATCGTGGAGGAGTTTACGGCATCCTTGGTGAAGCACCTCGGCAAGAAGCCGGAGCACATTCACATTGTGATCCAAGAGATTGAGGAGGAGGACTGGGGCTATTCCGGGATGCTGACAGATGAGTTTAGAAAGTTGAGGGGAGCGGAAGGATAGTTTTTAGTGTGGCTCTGTTCCTCTGAATAAGGAGGGGGCAGGATGTCGAGTCTTTCTAGGCGGTTTGTCTTCGGCAA from Sulfuriroseicoccus oceanibius includes:
- a CDS encoding PIG-L family deacetylase, producing the protein MRLLPLLALLATLPTLHAVTYSSGDVPRNIDASRANTITSRLTVPQGAGSILDVNVTLDITHSWVGDLTLTLIHPTGTRVTLSSRYGGSADNYTNTTFDQQAATSIASARPPFTGTFRPDGNLDNLNTLDASGTWTLEIYDGVSADGGSLNSWSIDLTSGDMDADDDGLPTTWETANGLDPNDDGSLNIDNGPDGDPDGDGLPNIEEYQQGHDPQTNDFGRAYSARPAKATLLVVCAHPDDEGIFFGGTLPYYTQTQNVPTICISMTSGDYSLAPTVREAEFRSACWEYGLRNHPLFPRFRDYWIDDGDINGTWDIWNDNVLGNGDEAAGKLKATEYVARQIRKFRPEVVITHDENGEYGHSNHKAASIATRDAFAMAADPTVDLDGLAPWQAKKLYIHRYNTNANAVSKLFHDHWESPSINGLTPRQVANNGLAYHATQGTQTVSTAYLTGETASPDFEAHASEEWGLHTTMVGPDPIAPDFTINGTLYSGYAKTDFLHNISIDRDSDLIPDAWESLYSGSNIAINPNEDTDGDTISNLDEFRLGTAPTTPSTNSIPITFAADGTSLSFNIPVANGTGYVGVTRKYQLESSSDLTSWSPVMQGVATGETVVYPVPSSHNRRFYRLILTVE
- a CDS encoding tautomerase family protein, whose amino-acid sequence is MPYINLQITKGAGREQKKAIVEEFTASLVKHLGKKPEHIHIVIQEIEEEDWGYSGMLTDEFRKLRGAEG
- a CDS encoding acyltransferase family protein, whose protein sequence is MPEPESATAAADQPAATAQASKPTRLKSLDALRGFDMLWIIGLDLLFRTLAGMTESPALVWLGKQVHHVPWDGLRLYDLIFPTFVFISGVAIPYALRGKLDNGASKLKLTLHTLKRVVILIVLGMVYNGMLQFNWESLRVASVLGLIGISYGIAALVYLAGRSYWWRISTALTILLGVAALQLFYPVPDHGPGLLTREAIFNSWVDQHLLPGQLYFGFHDPEGLVCILSAGFLALLGCLAGELLHHRKSPQFRSVIQFTAAGATLLFLGWLCWDNGYPPIKSAWTSSFNLLAGGIALLLLAFFHLTIDFTPRINWSFPLQVIGMNPLTIYILYHILPFDHVSWFFFGGTAKLCGEWEKVVLIVGMLVVQWLLLLLFFRKHIFLRV